TTATCTCCTGCCACCCGAGTCAGCTGGCGCAAGTATGGACAAACATCGTAGCGAATGCCGCAGATGCCATGACAGAAGCCGCCCGCACATCAGCCACCTCCGATCCCGTGCACATCGGCACCATAACGGTGCGCACGTCCGTCCCCACCGAAGGCTGGATCACCGTTGCGATATCTGACAACGGTCCCGGAATTCCGCCAGCGATCCTGCCACACGTCTTTGAACCCCGCTTCACCACAAAGTCAGGTCAAGTAAGGTTTGGCCTGGGTATCGGTCTCCCTCTGTGCCGCAGTATCGTGGCTGCACATCATGGCACGATGAGAATCGAGACCGGATCCACCGGAACAACTGTCACCGTGGACCTACCCATCAACGGACTGCCGGAACCGGCGCCTCCACGTGATACCTTGACCAGTCAACCCACCCCTACCCTGCCAGAAACCACCTCACACAACCCAGCAGATCCCC
The DNA window shown above is from Changpingibacter yushuensis and carries:
- a CDS encoding sensor histidine kinase; the encoded protein is MHRGIEDTLRLVSYLLHGITIERDYGELPVISCHPSQLAQVWTNIVANAADAMTEAARTSATSDPVHIGTITVRTSVPTEGWITVAISDNGPGIPPAILPHVFEPRFTTKSGQVRFGLGIGLPLCRSIVAAHHGTMRIETGSTGTTVTVDLPINGLPEPAPPRDTLTSQPTPTLPETTSHNPADPQEFL